Proteins encoded within one genomic window of Streptomyces sp. NBC_01314:
- a CDS encoding helix-turn-helix domain-containing protein → MTRLRAARLAAGLSLSQVATAVGCTRSMLSLVERGQANLSQRKLATYLRTVGLDDVADVIDTSQLIPA, encoded by the coding sequence ATGACTCGTCTTCGCGCCGCACGCCTGGCCGCCGGACTCAGCCTGTCCCAGGTGGCCACGGCCGTCGGATGCACCCGTTCCATGCTGTCGCTGGTCGAGCGCGGCCAGGCCAACCTGTCTCAGCGGAAGCTGGCCACGTATCTGCGCACCGTCGGCCTGGACGACGTCGCGGACGTCATCGACACCAGCCAGCTGATTCCTGCCTGA
- a CDS encoding 3-hydroxyacyl-CoA dehydrogenase family protein, translated as MATPLSDSSLSPLSPQSPFKTIAVVGLGTMGTGIAEVLARSGREVVGIDVSEAAGVRAVAALEASTERAVVRGRITEQERGDVLARFRTFTDLQAAADADLVIEVVPESYEIKQQVFRDLDAIVRPEAVLATGTNALSVTRLAAESAHPERVLGLHFFNPAPAMKLVEVVSSVLTAPQAVAAVTDLALDLGKEPVAVGDRPGFVADGLLFGYLNQAAAMYEAKYASREDIDAAMRLGCGLPMGPLALLDLIGVDTARTVLEAMYAASHDRLHAPAPILRQLSEAGLTGRKSGRGFYSYEAPGSATVVRDALTPQDGVATVPGRTVRSVGVAGSGTMASGIAEVFAKAGYEVVLAARSEEKAQAAKARIGKSLARSVDKGRMTAEAAAETLDLITPAGSYDAFADVDLALEAVAEDLEVKRQLFAAFDKVCKPGAILATTTSSLPVVACARATSRPQDVIGMHFFNPAPAMKLVEVVRTVLTADDVHATVREVCAKVRKHPVDCGDRAGFIVNALLFPYLNNAIKMVQEHYATLDDIDAAMKLGGGYPMGPFELLDVVGLDVSLAIEKVLHREFRDPGLAPAPLLEHLVAAGCLGRKTGRGFREYAKR; from the coding sequence ATGGCCACTCCCCTTTCCGACTCGTCGCTGTCCCCGCTGTCTCCGCAATCCCCGTTCAAGACGATCGCCGTGGTCGGCCTCGGCACCATGGGCACCGGTATCGCCGAAGTGCTGGCCCGGTCCGGCCGCGAGGTCGTCGGCATCGACGTCAGCGAGGCAGCCGGCGTCCGTGCCGTCGCCGCGCTGGAGGCCTCGACCGAGCGCGCCGTGGTCCGCGGACGCATCACCGAGCAGGAGCGCGGCGACGTTCTCGCCCGCTTCCGCACCTTCACCGACCTCCAGGCCGCGGCCGACGCCGACCTGGTGATCGAGGTGGTCCCGGAGTCGTACGAGATCAAGCAGCAGGTCTTCCGTGACCTGGACGCGATCGTGCGTCCGGAGGCCGTCCTCGCCACCGGCACCAACGCCCTGTCGGTGACCCGGCTGGCCGCCGAGTCGGCGCATCCGGAGCGGGTGCTCGGGCTGCACTTCTTCAACCCGGCACCCGCGATGAAGCTCGTCGAGGTCGTCTCCTCGGTGCTGACCGCGCCGCAGGCGGTCGCCGCGGTCACGGATCTCGCCCTCGACCTGGGCAAGGAGCCCGTCGCGGTCGGCGACCGGCCCGGTTTCGTCGCCGACGGGCTGCTGTTCGGCTACCTCAACCAGGCCGCCGCGATGTACGAGGCCAAGTACGCCTCCCGCGAGGACATCGACGCGGCGATGCGGCTCGGCTGCGGACTGCCGATGGGCCCGCTGGCGCTGCTGGACCTGATCGGCGTCGACACCGCGCGCACGGTCCTGGAGGCCATGTACGCGGCCTCGCACGACCGGCTGCACGCCCCGGCGCCCATCCTCAGGCAGCTCAGCGAGGCGGGCCTGACCGGCCGCAAGTCGGGGCGCGGTTTCTACTCCTACGAGGCCCCCGGCTCCGCCACCGTCGTGCGGGACGCGCTGACGCCGCAGGACGGCGTCGCCACGGTCCCCGGGCGCACCGTCCGTTCGGTGGGTGTCGCGGGCTCCGGGACCATGGCGTCCGGGATCGCCGAGGTGTTCGCGAAGGCCGGGTACGAGGTCGTGCTGGCCGCCCGCAGCGAGGAGAAGGCGCAGGCCGCGAAGGCCCGGATCGGCAAGTCGCTCGCGCGCTCCGTCGACAAGGGCCGGATGACGGCCGAGGCCGCCGCCGAGACGCTGGACCTGATCACCCCGGCGGGCTCGTACGACGCCTTCGCGGACGTCGACCTGGCGTTGGAGGCCGTGGCCGAGGACCTGGAGGTCAAGCGGCAGCTGTTCGCGGCCTTCGACAAGGTCTGCAAGCCGGGCGCGATCCTCGCCACCACCACCTCCTCGCTGCCGGTCGTCGCGTGCGCCCGTGCCACGTCGCGTCCGCAGGACGTGATCGGGATGCACTTCTTCAACCCGGCGCCGGCGATGAAGCTGGTCGAGGTGGTCCGCACGGTCCTGACCGCAGACGACGTGCACGCCACCGTCCGCGAGGTGTGCGCGAAGGTCCGCAAGCACCCGGTGGACTGCGGCGACCGGGCCGGTTTCATCGTGAACGCGTTGCTGTTCCCGTACCTGAACAACGCGATCAAGATGGTCCAGGAGCACTACGCGACGCTGGACGACATCGACGCGGCCATGAAGCTGGGCGGCGGCTACCCGATGGGTCCGTTCGAACTGCTGGACGTGGTCGGGCTGGACGTCTCGCTGGCGATCGAGAAGGTCCTGCACCGCGAGTTCCGCGACCCGGGGCTGGCCCCGGCGCCGCTGCTGGAGCACCTGGTGGCCGCGGGTTGCCTCGGCCGCAAGACGGGCCGTGGCTTCCGCGAATATGCCAAGCGCTGA
- a CDS encoding adenylosuccinate lyase, giving the protein MDEELRSLTERVRSESGGAAGYDRLVTTESTDELAAVLVEQGQPLWARELAAFRLGVVGDRRAFESLVLLLNHRDPPRCASASYALARLGDPRTARAAAALATNELRVAYALHPVRLLVELRAPEAVPALITTLQRRLRPHDPYRRVALACVEGLGSLGDARARTVLNEALAHPTLAEAAVHALARIPAQR; this is encoded by the coding sequence ATGGACGAGGAGTTGCGATCACTCACGGAGCGTGTGCGGAGCGAGTCGGGGGGCGCGGCGGGATACGACCGGCTCGTCACGACCGAGTCCACGGACGAGCTGGCGGCCGTGCTCGTCGAACAGGGGCAGCCGTTGTGGGCGCGGGAGTTGGCCGCGTTCCGGTTGGGTGTCGTGGGGGACCGGCGGGCCTTCGAGTCCCTCGTCCTCCTCCTCAACCACCGCGACCCCCCGCGCTGCGCCTCCGCCTCGTACGCCCTCGCCCGCCTCGGCGACCCCCGCACCGCCCGCGCGGCGGCCGCCCTCGCGACGAACGAGCTCCGCGTCGCCTATGCCCTGCACCCGGTTCGCCTCCTCGTCGAGCTCCGAGCCCCCGAGGCCGTACCCGCCCTGATCACCACGCTCCAGCGCCGCCTGAGACCGCACGATCCCTACCGCCGGGTGGCGCTCGCGTGCGTGGAGGGGCTGGGGTCTCTGGGGGACGCCCGCGCCAGGACCGTACTGAACGAGGCCCTGGCGCATCCGACGCTCGCGGAGGCGGCGGTGCACGCGCTTGCGCGTATCCCCGCGCAGCGGTAG
- a CDS encoding radical SAM protein: protein MRQLQSARRRQGFHVFDLRCDAVVFAAAGQSHVPNCSSLLRHCSMMTDCASSRGDSCVYCFARKTHSYLDLDTGADFDSQIVVKINAPDLLRRQLASPRWHGEHIAMGTNVDCYQRVEGRYRLMPGIIAALRDHANPFSILTKGTLILRDLDLIRQAAEVTEVGISVSVGFTDHELWRTAEPGTPAPERRLDVVRAFAGLGIDCGVLMAPVLPFLSDRPDRLRETVRAVAASGATSVTPLVLHLRPGAREWYMAWLERHHPHLVRRYELLYAEGAYAPKWYQRQITRQVHELAQEYGMGPRRAQLPRRTPVRESAVPETAGDAAPIQLTLL from the coding sequence GTGCGCCAGCTTCAGTCCGCGCGACGTCGCCAGGGCTTCCACGTCTTCGACCTGCGTTGTGATGCTGTCGTCTTCGCGGCTGCGGGACAGTCGCACGTACCCAACTGCTCTTCTCTGCTGCGTCATTGCAGCATGATGACAGATTGCGCGTCTTCGCGTGGGGACTCGTGCGTCTACTGCTTCGCCCGCAAGACCCACAGCTATCTGGACCTCGACACGGGCGCCGACTTCGACTCGCAGATCGTCGTGAAGATCAACGCGCCCGACCTGCTGCGCCGGCAGCTGGCCTCACCGCGCTGGCACGGCGAGCACATCGCGATGGGCACCAACGTGGACTGCTACCAGCGCGTGGAAGGGCGTTACCGCCTGATGCCGGGCATCATCGCGGCCCTGCGCGACCACGCGAACCCCTTCTCGATCCTGACCAAGGGCACGCTGATCCTGCGCGACCTGGACCTGATCCGGCAGGCGGCGGAGGTCACCGAGGTCGGCATCTCGGTCTCCGTCGGCTTCACCGACCACGAGCTGTGGCGCACGGCCGAGCCGGGCACCCCCGCGCCGGAGCGCCGGCTGGACGTCGTGCGCGCCTTCGCCGGCCTCGGCATCGACTGCGGAGTGCTGATGGCCCCCGTGCTCCCCTTCCTCAGCGACCGTCCCGACCGGCTGCGCGAGACCGTGCGGGCCGTCGCGGCCTCCGGTGCCACCTCCGTGACCCCGCTGGTGCTGCATCTGCGGCCCGGCGCACGCGAGTGGTACATGGCCTGGCTGGAGCGCCATCACCCCCATCTCGTAAGGCGTTACGAGCTGCTGTACGCGGAGGGCGCCTACGCCCCGAAGTGGTATCAGCGGCAGATCACCCGTCAGGTCCACGAGCTGGCCCAGGAGTACGGCATGGGTCCCCGGCGCGCGCAGCTGCCGAGACGGACACCCGTGCGCGAGTCCGCCGTGCCGGAGACGGCCGGGGACGCGGCACCGATCCAGCTGACCCTTCTCTGA
- a CDS encoding type II toxin-antitoxin system Phd/YefM family antitoxin, which translates to MTKSISVAGLRARLAAVLDAVRDGDTYAITRHGTAVAFIVPPSVLAKVERADRLAGQLAVAEERLSVAEAEKLAAQMTLNDTVVRLRSAEAKAGELAEEVDNLRDLTDGRSPAAKRAAARRR; encoded by the coding sequence ATGACGAAGAGCATCAGCGTGGCGGGCCTGCGGGCGCGGCTGGCGGCCGTCCTGGACGCGGTCAGGGATGGCGACACGTACGCGATCACACGGCACGGCACGGCCGTGGCGTTCATCGTCCCGCCGTCCGTCCTGGCGAAGGTCGAGCGTGCCGACCGGCTGGCCGGACAGCTGGCCGTGGCGGAAGAGCGGCTGTCCGTGGCTGAGGCTGAGAAGCTGGCCGCGCAGATGACGCTGAACGACACGGTGGTGCGGCTGCGGTCGGCTGAGGCGAAGGCGGGTGAGCTGGCGGAAGAGGTCGACAACCTTCGTGATCTGACGGACGGCCGGTCACCGGCTGCGAAGCGTGCGGCTGCTCGTCGCCGCTGA
- a CDS encoding alpha/beta hydrolase, which translates to MKKRAAALCGAAALLAAMVTAVPAGASGASATAPVARPTWKKCATGTYRTLQCASLKVPLNHLKPNGRKITLALSRVPHTAKTYQGPLLVNPGGPGGSGLTLAGFVASSLPKKVAAQYDVIGFDPRGVGASKPALNCRPGHFSSVRPDSLPSTSAIERANLKRAEAFAKACAKKYAGVLPYIDTISAVKDMDAIRAALGAKKISYFGYSYGTYLGAVYAKLFPNRVRRAVLDSVVDPTGVWYEGNLRQDQAFNDRHRALMAWIAKHDRTYRLGTDPERIEAKWYAMRAALAKKPADGRVGASELEDTFMPGGYYNGYWPYLAEAFAAFVHKKNDDPLVEAYENFGAVDAAGDNGYSVYASVQCRDARWTRDWDEWRDDNWAVYEKAPFMTWNNAWYNAPCAFWPTKSLDPVDVSNTRLPPVLIFQATDDAATPYEGGVVTHHLLRGSSLVVEEGGGNHGVSLSGNACLDKHLTAYLTDGRVPRGQGETDAVCKKLADPKPLSAKAASAASRGSTLHGLLGFRG; encoded by the coding sequence ATGAAGAAACGCGCAGCTGCTCTGTGTGGTGCCGCCGCCTTGTTGGCCGCGATGGTCACGGCGGTCCCGGCCGGCGCGAGCGGCGCTTCCGCCACCGCCCCGGTGGCGAGGCCCACATGGAAGAAGTGCGCCACCGGCACCTACCGGACGCTCCAGTGCGCTTCCCTGAAAGTGCCGCTGAACCACCTCAAGCCCAACGGCAGGAAGATCACGCTCGCTCTTTCCCGCGTTCCCCACACCGCGAAGACGTACCAGGGCCCCCTGCTGGTCAACCCCGGCGGCCCCGGCGGCAGCGGCCTCACCCTCGCCGGGTTCGTCGCGTCCTCGCTGCCGAAGAAGGTGGCGGCGCAGTACGACGTCATCGGCTTCGACCCGCGCGGCGTCGGCGCCAGCAAGCCCGCGCTGAACTGCAGGCCGGGCCACTTCTCGTCGGTGCGCCCCGACTCCCTGCCGAGCACCTCGGCGATCGAGCGGGCCAACCTCAAGCGCGCCGAGGCCTTCGCCAAGGCCTGTGCCAAGAAGTACGCGGGCGTGCTGCCGTACATCGACACGATCAGCGCGGTCAAGGACATGGACGCCATCCGCGCGGCCCTCGGTGCCAAGAAGATCAGCTACTTCGGGTACTCGTACGGCACCTATCTGGGCGCGGTGTACGCCAAGCTCTTCCCGAACCGCGTACGGCGGGCGGTGCTGGACTCCGTCGTCGACCCCACGGGGGTCTGGTACGAGGGCAACCTCCGCCAGGACCAGGCGTTCAACGACCGCCACCGGGCGCTGATGGCCTGGATCGCCAAACACGACAGGACGTACAGGCTCGGCACCGATCCGGAGAGGATCGAGGCCAAGTGGTACGCGATGCGGGCGGCGCTGGCCAAGAAGCCCGCGGACGGCAGGGTCGGCGCCTCCGAGCTGGAGGACACCTTCATGCCCGGCGGCTACTACAACGGCTACTGGCCCTATCTCGCCGAGGCGTTCGCCGCCTTCGTGCACAAGAAGAACGACGATCCGCTGGTCGAGGCGTACGAGAACTTCGGCGCCGTCGACGCGGCCGGCGACAACGGCTACAGCGTCTACGCCTCGGTGCAGTGCCGTGACGCGCGCTGGACCCGCGACTGGGACGAGTGGCGCGACGACAACTGGGCGGTGTACGAGAAAGCGCCGTTCATGACCTGGAACAACGCCTGGTACAACGCGCCCTGTGCGTTCTGGCCCACGAAGTCTCTGGACCCCGTCGATGTCTCCAACACCCGGCTGCCGCCGGTCCTGATCTTCCAGGCGACGGACGACGCGGCCACTCCGTACGAGGGCGGAGTCGTCACCCATCATCTGCTGCGCGGCTCCAGCCTGGTCGTCGAGGAGGGCGGCGGGAACCACGGCGTCTCGCTGAGCGGCAACGCCTGCCTGGACAAGCACCTGACGGCGTATCTGACCGACGGCAGGGTGCCGCGCGGTCAGGGCGAGACCGACGCCGTCTGCAAGAAGCTCGCCGACCCGAAGCCGCTGAGCGCCAAGGCCGCGTCCGCCGCGTCCCGTGGCTCGACGCTGCACGGCCTGCTGGGCTTCCGCGGCTGA
- a CDS encoding recombinase family protein yields MRLSRSREDDSITTQVEDVEALATSRGLKLAHIYRDSDISAAELPGRTSKTRPDFNAMMAAVNRGEISHILVRNTDRLTRSRRERVDVYEALARHSVSLLVLRGVDVDLASASGRLVAGVLAEVAAHEVEAQSERTRRALRRRLELGLPAGSARVFGYTADSLELVEAEADAVRAAFASLLAGSSLTGIARQLNATGLLTRGGKPHSAGTCRHLLANLRYAAVREDADGKVWPGVWPRIVDEDTVRAARALLGDEGRRTSPGPASRWALSSIGRCGMDGCAHLVTSGSRGGKGDAGPVAVYRCAGPVKHLARAATPIDEYMRALVAAVVDRDRDELLADDGEDPAVQSARDEVARCRRKLDALADAYADSDDADDVVAYRDARRAVNVRQRAAEAVLEGAQQSSALVGVVDTDDVQAAVNALPLDRFRSVITSLFESVTLLSAAGLPKTLGFQPSSVAVVLKGGRPKPAVPGETVTLDLGAPAVARDLADTLRSGGFPVQVKRGGRVVVPADAAAMTQQWKADWDLGFTYDLDPQSAVTAAVRRIAAGAPELDGETKQAVRAALA; encoded by the coding sequence GTGCGACTGTCCCGCAGCCGCGAAGACGACAGCATCACAACGCAGGTCGAAGACGTGGAAGCCCTGGCGACGTCGCGCGGACTGAAGCTGGCGCACATCTACCGGGACAGCGACATCAGCGCGGCCGAACTGCCGGGCCGGACCAGCAAGACGCGGCCGGACTTCAACGCGATGATGGCGGCCGTCAACCGGGGCGAGATCAGCCACATCCTGGTGCGCAACACGGACCGGCTGACGCGAAGCCGCCGCGAACGTGTGGACGTGTACGAAGCGCTGGCCCGCCACAGCGTCAGCCTGCTGGTGCTGCGCGGCGTGGACGTGGACCTGGCCAGCGCCAGCGGGCGCCTGGTGGCCGGTGTGCTGGCCGAAGTCGCGGCGCATGAAGTGGAAGCCCAGAGTGAGCGCACCCGCCGCGCGCTGCGCAGACGGCTCGAACTCGGGTTGCCCGCAGGTTCCGCACGCGTCTTCGGGTACACCGCCGACAGCCTGGAACTGGTGGAAGCCGAAGCTGACGCGGTACGCGCAGCGTTCGCGTCACTGCTGGCGGGTTCGTCCCTGACCGGTATCGCGCGTCAGCTGAACGCCACCGGCCTGCTGACGCGTGGCGGGAAGCCTCACAGCGCGGGGACGTGCCGTCACCTGCTGGCCAACCTGCGGTATGCGGCCGTCCGTGAGGACGCGGACGGGAAGGTCTGGCCGGGCGTCTGGCCGCGCATCGTGGACGAAGACACCGTGAGGGCCGCGCGGGCGCTGCTGGGCGACGAGGGGCGCCGTACGTCGCCCGGTCCGGCTTCCCGCTGGGCGCTGTCGTCCATCGGCCGGTGCGGCATGGACGGCTGCGCGCACCTGGTGACGTCGGGGTCACGTGGCGGGAAGGGCGACGCGGGGCCCGTGGCCGTCTACCGGTGCGCCGGACCGGTCAAGCATCTGGCCAGGGCGGCCACGCCCATTGACGAGTACATGCGTGCGCTGGTGGCGGCTGTGGTGGACCGTGACCGGGACGAACTGCTGGCGGACGACGGCGAAGACCCGGCGGTCCAGAGTGCCCGCGACGAAGTGGCGCGGTGCCGCCGGAAGCTGGACGCCCTGGCGGACGCGTACGCGGACTCTGACGACGCTGACGACGTCGTGGCCTACCGGGACGCCAGGCGCGCCGTGAACGTCCGTCAGCGGGCCGCTGAAGCCGTTCTGGAAGGCGCCCAGCAGTCCAGCGCGCTCGTCGGCGTGGTGGACACAGACGATGTCCAGGCGGCCGTCAACGCGCTTCCGCTCGACCGCTTCAGGTCTGTGATCACGTCGCTGTTCGAGTCGGTCACCCTGCTGTCCGCCGCTGGACTGCCGAAGACCCTGGGGTTCCAGCCGTCCAGCGTCGCGGTGGTGCTGAAGGGCGGACGGCCGAAGCCAGCCGTTCCGGGCGAGACAGTCACACTCGACCTGGGCGCACCGGCGGTCGCCAGGGACCTGGCGGACACGCTGCGGTCCGGCGGCTTCCCGGTCCAGGTGAAGCGCGGCGGGCGGGTGGTCGTCCCCGCCGACGCGGCGGCCATGACCCAGCAGTGGAAGGCGGACTGGGACCTGGGGTTCACGTACGACCTGGACCCGCAGTCGGCTGTGACTGCTGCGGTGCGCCGTATCGCGGCCGGTGCGCCCGAGCTGGACGGCGAGACGAAGCAGGCTGTACGGGCCGCTCTGGCGTAG
- a CDS encoding N-acetyltransferase family protein: MNDTPHDLRIREMTLPDCRPVSEIRVGGWRTAYAGLVPRSYLDAMDVEEDAEKRRVMLAKAGNPVVNLIAERAGEVVGWAAYGPYRDGEVRTGDAELYALYIRPGHFGAGVGTALLRESAKRCEAAGLGRMLLWVLKENTRARRFYEHHGFTADGAEEPFEVHGVEVPEVRYVRAR, from the coding sequence ATGAACGACACCCCCCATGACCTCCGCATCCGCGAGATGACCCTGCCCGACTGCCGCCCCGTGTCCGAGATCCGCGTGGGAGGCTGGCGGACCGCGTACGCCGGGCTCGTCCCGCGGTCGTACCTCGACGCGATGGACGTGGAGGAGGATGCCGAGAAGCGCCGGGTGATGCTCGCGAAGGCCGGCAACCCCGTGGTGAACCTGATCGCCGAGCGGGCAGGAGAGGTCGTCGGCTGGGCGGCGTACGGCCCCTACCGTGACGGCGAGGTCCGCACCGGAGACGCCGAGTTGTACGCGCTCTACATACGGCCGGGGCACTTCGGCGCCGGAGTGGGCACCGCGCTGCTGAGGGAGTCCGCCAAGCGCTGCGAGGCCGCCGGCCTCGGCCGCATGCTCCTCTGGGTCCTGAAGGAGAACACCCGGGCCCGCCGCTTCTACGAACACCACGGATTCACCGCGGACGGCGCCGAGGAACCCTTCGAGGTGCACGGGGTCGAGGTCCCCGAGGTCCGATACGTACGCGCCCGGTAA
- a CDS encoding phage/plasmid primase, P4 family, whose product MNSASDPTGTSLSQASIDALTVRGIEHNEAVAADHVRPVTKRGDLPEPMRRQYASPGMLFVRVLTDGAIEFQYRPDKPKAGADGRPMKYVFRKGDPYGVWVLRAVQPGGRALLAEGHLKGLAALQALPDHIGVYVLAGCNPKIDQDWSWAHGLSIATVLDADLCVNADVWNGGLAIHTGLLDAGAARAGFVDLDGLGNDKDGLDDILGRMAASDRPALLADLMSTALEGAVDVDKEGTVTAKAYRDIVGLAPVCKDVRLVPAPGFTHEVAVTLQADHLDADGNATLVSRDGVWHQYTGTKWVERTPSEVHDLVHLALADSHYLKTKNGQPVYDEQGRPVCPSWNPNTNSVSHVVRALQALTNVSFEIGADVVSNVWLDGRAGGKPVMAFRNGLVDVNGGRTVLDHTPLWFSQVCVPYDFNAGAAKPVEWLTFLDQLWADDADAIALLQEWFGYLLSGRINLEKFLLMLGPRRSGKGTILHVMAHLIGEANAKGLNMRDFTTDFGLQTTIGKRLVTVGDARLGKGDNSFVLERLLTLASTDDIQINRKYEKPVNGHPGWLLAIATNNPLSLPDESSALEGRTLLLTFTKSFIGREDFGLKERLVTSELDGIILWALEGLDRLNRNGGRFTVPKSATAVRDMTKVASAPVSVFLDEWCEIVPGATTPKTDVMGAFADWCTSVKIDHPMSGPQFAAALYATGNGIESAKPRVDGKQVPSYTSLRIRAQLVRGVGWAAPDDEQPEQPEQPQQPADAPATPCPVPAVPAVAESLNGAQADADPFSTNDPWATAALGLDYDI is encoded by the coding sequence ATGAATTCCGCTTCCGATCCTACCGGCACGAGCCTTTCCCAGGCTTCGATTGACGCGCTGACGGTGCGCGGAATCGAGCACAACGAAGCCGTGGCGGCCGACCACGTCCGGCCGGTCACGAAGCGCGGTGACCTTCCCGAACCGATGCGCCGTCAGTACGCCAGCCCCGGAATGCTGTTCGTCCGCGTGCTGACGGACGGCGCCATTGAGTTCCAGTACCGCCCCGACAAGCCGAAGGCGGGCGCAGACGGCCGCCCCATGAAGTACGTGTTCCGCAAGGGCGACCCGTACGGCGTCTGGGTGCTGCGCGCTGTTCAGCCCGGCGGGCGGGCGCTGCTGGCCGAAGGGCACCTGAAGGGCCTGGCCGCACTTCAGGCACTGCCGGACCACATCGGCGTGTACGTCCTTGCTGGCTGCAACCCGAAGATTGACCAGGACTGGTCCTGGGCGCACGGGCTGAGCATCGCTACGGTGTTGGACGCCGATCTGTGCGTCAACGCTGACGTCTGGAACGGCGGTCTGGCCATCCACACCGGCCTGCTGGACGCGGGTGCCGCTCGTGCTGGCTTCGTGGACCTGGACGGCCTGGGCAACGACAAGGACGGGCTGGACGACATTCTGGGCCGGATGGCCGCCAGCGACCGTCCCGCACTGCTGGCGGACCTGATGTCGACCGCGCTGGAAGGCGCCGTGGACGTGGACAAGGAAGGTACCGTCACCGCGAAGGCGTACCGGGACATCGTCGGCCTGGCGCCGGTGTGCAAGGACGTGCGGCTGGTTCCGGCGCCCGGCTTCACTCACGAAGTTGCCGTGACCCTTCAGGCGGACCACCTGGACGCGGACGGGAACGCCACGCTGGTCAGCCGGGACGGTGTCTGGCATCAGTACACCGGCACGAAGTGGGTCGAGCGCACGCCCAGCGAAGTGCATGACCTGGTGCACCTGGCGCTGGCTGACAGCCACTACCTAAAGACGAAGAACGGCCAGCCGGTCTACGACGAGCAGGGGCGGCCGGTCTGCCCGTCGTGGAACCCCAACACCAACAGCGTCAGCCATGTGGTGCGTGCCCTTCAGGCACTGACGAACGTGTCCTTCGAGATCGGCGCCGACGTGGTCAGCAACGTGTGGCTGGACGGCCGCGCCGGTGGCAAGCCGGTCATGGCCTTCCGCAACGGGCTGGTGGACGTCAACGGCGGCCGGACGGTCCTGGACCACACGCCACTGTGGTTCAGCCAGGTGTGTGTCCCGTACGACTTCAACGCGGGCGCGGCGAAGCCAGTCGAGTGGCTGACGTTCCTGGACCAGCTCTGGGCCGACGACGCCGACGCCATCGCGCTGTTGCAAGAGTGGTTCGGGTACCTGCTGTCCGGCCGGATCAACCTGGAAAAGTTCCTGTTGATGCTGGGCCCCCGCCGGTCCGGTAAGGGCACGATCCTGCACGTCATGGCGCATCTGATCGGTGAAGCCAACGCGAAGGGCCTGAACATGCGTGACTTCACGACGGACTTCGGGCTTCAGACGACGATCGGAAAGCGGCTCGTGACCGTCGGGGACGCGCGGCTGGGCAAGGGTGACAACAGCTTCGTCCTGGAACGCCTGCTGACCCTGGCGTCCACCGACGATATCCAGATCAACCGGAAGTATGAGAAGCCGGTGAACGGTCACCCCGGCTGGCTGCTGGCCATCGCTACGAACAACCCGCTGTCACTGCCTGACGAGTCGTCCGCACTGGAAGGCCGGACGCTGCTGCTCACCTTCACGAAGTCGTTCATCGGTCGTGAGGACTTCGGCCTGAAGGAACGGCTGGTCACCAGTGAGCTGGACGGCATCATCCTGTGGGCACTGGAAGGGCTCGACCGGCTGAACCGCAATGGCGGGCGCTTCACGGTGCCGAAGTCGGCCACGGCCGTACGGGACATGACGAAGGTCGCGTCCGCCCCGGTGTCCGTCTTCCTTGACGAGTGGTGTGAGATCGTTCCGGGCGCCACCACGCCGAAGACCGACGTCATGGGCGCCTTCGCTGACTGGTGCACGTCGGTGAAGATCGATCACCCGATGTCCGGCCCGCAGTTCGCGGCGGCTCTGTACGCGACCGGCAACGGCATCGAGTCGGCGAAGCCCCGCGTGGACGGTAAGCAGGTCCCTTCGTACACCAGCCTTCGTATCCGGGCGCAGCTGGTGAGGGGCGTCGGCTGGGCCGCGCCGGACGACGAGCAGCCCGAGCAGCCCGAGCAGCCGCAGCAGCCCGCTGACGCACCCGCCACACCCTGCCCGGTCCCTGCGGTCCCTGCGGTCGCTGAGTCCCTGAACGGCGCGCAGGCGGACGCCGACCCCTTCAGCACGAACGACCCGTGGGCGACCGCAGCACTCGGGCTCGACTACGACATCTGA